The window TCAGGAATAGTTGCGCAGTTTGAGTTCCAACGGGTGGGGGTGAAAGAAGTATTGCTCCCGGAGGTACGGTTCATCGTATTTCCGGATATAATGATTCAGCAGGATGATCGGCACGATCAGGGGCAACTGGCCCTCCTTGAACCTCCGGAAGACATCCAGGAGCTCCTGTTTTTCCCAGGCTGAGAGCTCTTTTTTGAAATGGCCCATGCTTTTTTCCAGGACATTGTAGAGCTTGGCCTTGGTGGTCCGCATCTGCAGGGCCTCGGCCAGAAGATGGGCGTACTTGGCGAAGGCCTGTTCCCGGTCCGTGTCCGCGGCATGGGCCACCAGGCGGCCCATTTCCTGGTAATGTTTGGTACTGTGGGCAAGAAGAAGATACTTGTGCTGAGAATGAAAGGCAACCAAAGGAGCTAAGGCCGGCTTTGCGGCGACCACGTCCTGCCAGCGGCGCATGACGAAAATGCGTTCGATGAAGTTTTCCCGCAGGCCGGGATCATGGAGTCGGCCGTCGTCTTCCACCGGGATGTCCGGAAAGCGGGTCATGAAAGCCTTGGCGAAAATGCCCACCCCTTTCTGCTGCGGCATGCCTTTTTCGGAATACACCTTGACCCCCTGCATGCCGCTGGACGGTGATTTGCTTTTGAAGATGAAGCCACAGATGTTTTGCTCGGCCAACCACGCATTTTTCTCCGCGGCCCAGTTCTGCATTTGCTCCGTGAGATCCACTCCGGAGCGGATGGTCCGCAGTCTGGGCGCCTCTATGTCGCCCACCAGGCGCATGGCTTCTCTGGGAACGGACAGGCCGCACTCAACTTCTGGACAGACCGGGACGAACTCGACGTATTTTCCCAGAGTGTCCCGGATGAACCGATCCAGCTTGTGTCCGCCGTCATAGCGGACGTTATTTCCCAATAAACACGAACTGATGCCCAGACGAAGCGGCTTTTCCATACCAACCTCCACGGCGGGATTTGAAGACAACAGGCAAGCTCAAAATGCGGAAGGACTCACGCGAAGACAGAAAGGCAGTGTTCTTTCATCATTTCAATTCCTGGCCAAAGACAGCTGTTTTTCCCTCACGTTGGCAAGGTAATGAGACACGTCGCGCCTTCTTCCGGGTGGGACTGGATTGTCAAGTGACCGTGGTTTTTTCGGACGGCCAGTCTGGCGATGGGCAGCCCAAATCCGGTCCCCAGGGCCTTGGTGGAATAAAAAGGCGTAAACAGACTCTCCAGACTTTCCGGATCGGGGGACGGTCCATTGTTGAAGATCCGGATTTCCAGATAACTGCGTTTATTTTCGCTTGTACCTGACACGATCTGGATTCTTGGCTGTGAAGCGTCCGCTACGT is drawn from Desulfonatronum thioautotrophicum and contains these coding sequences:
- a CDS encoding YbgA family protein, producing MEKPLRLGISSCLLGNNVRYDGGHKLDRFIRDTLGKYVEFVPVCPEVECGLSVPREAMRLVGDIEAPRLRTIRSGVDLTEQMQNWAAEKNAWLAEQNICGFIFKSKSPSSGMQGVKVYSEKGMPQQKGVGIFAKAFMTRFPDIPVEDDGRLHDPGLRENFIERIFVMRRWQDVVAAKPALAPLVAFHSQHKYLLLAHSTKHYQEMGRLVAHAADTDREQAFAKYAHLLAEALQMRTTKAKLYNVLEKSMGHFKKELSAWEKQELLDVFRRFKEGQLPLIVPIILLNHYIRKYDEPYLREQYFFHPHPLELKLRNYS